CAAAACATTCAAAGAGGGAGAGAATGTGGCATTAAAAAACAGAATCAAACAATATTTCCAAAAAAAAAAACTGTTCACTTCCTTTGCTTTTTGTGTTTTGTGTGTAGGTATAAGTTAACAAAGATTCGGATTCATCTTCCAAAGATGATGCTAGCTTACCTTTGGATATGGGAAGTAGTCTGAGCTAGAGTGATGTCAGAAGTCGTCAGAGTTCCGGATTCATCATAATCCAATTGCTCAAACTCTTCCATAATCCCAGATATATCTTTCTCATCAATCTTCCCCATCTCTTTCAGCTTATACACTATAAACTCTGCAGCTCTGCAACACACAAAACACAAAACCATAAGAAGGAAGGAAACAAAAGAAAGAAACTAGTCTCAGTGTCTCACCCAACAACACCATCTTCATCAAGATCAGCAGCTTCAAGATCATTATTAGTAATCCTCCTAGTCAAAACCCACTTCACCAACTCCCTCTGCTTAGTCTCCGCATTCAACTCAGCCACATAAAGAAAAAACTGAGCCAAACACACAGTACTCGTCAAGATCCAAAACACAGCGAAAAGCCTCCCAGTCCCCGAGTTAAAGCTCTTGTCCCCATACCCCAACGTAGTAACCGTGGAGCACACGCAATAGAAAGCCTCAATAACCGGCATCTTCTCATACGCCACAAGAAAAACCGTACCGGTTAAGAGGAGCACCACAAGTACAAGGAACGTCACATAACATTTGTATCTCAGCTTGTTGGTATGCAACTCCTTGAGAATCTCCGTCGGACCAAAGCTCTGACGCAGATGAAAAGCTCTAACGAGGAGAGTCTCCTGCTTCTCGACAAGATAATCCGCCGCTCGGCTTAGGAGATGGCCCACGAGGACCATCCCCGAGAAGACGAAGGCGCACGCGAGGAGCCGCGACGTGGAGCTATTGGGAACGAGGTCGCCGTATCCGACCGTCGTCATCGTGACGATACAGAAGTAGACGGCGTCAAGGACACCGTTGGTTTTGTGACCGGAGATTTGGTTTCTGACGAGGTAGAAGCAGAGAGTGCCGACGGTGAGATACAAAGCGAGGAGGAGGATGACTCGTCTGAGATTCGGGTTTAGGTCTCTGAACATTGGGATCTTGCTCGGATGAGGATGAGGCTCGTCGAGTTTGACGTCGTTATCGTTGTACGTGAAGTCGCCGCGAGGAGCGCTTCTAGAGCGGCGGAGTCTTCTTTTTCGTGAGGAGGTTCTTGAGTTTATGCTGAAGTCTTGTGCCATGGGAGGTGAGTGGTCCTTTGGTAGCAATGGGTTACGAGCTGTGTCGTTAGACATTGTAGAATCGACTTATGAGAGATCTGTCTGAAAAACTGCAGATAAATCAAATCTATTGTCAGGTCTCGATTTTAGACAAAAGATTGAGACTTTCGGATATGATCTTCGCATTGGTTAGGAACAGCAGAAACAGAGTTACAGCTAAAGATTAAGACTTTATCAACAAAAAGGAAAAGATAAAGTTGTTTTGGGAAGAGAGAAGACGACAGTGAACAGAAGAATGTTCAGAGACACAGAATTCGAAACTAGTGTAAAGATGAAGAATTGAGACTTACCCAGAACTCAGGGAATCAAAATCGCCATAAGCGGTTTGATCGGATCTCGCAATTGTTCTTCATTTGATGATTTCTCGTAGTTGGCCACTTCTCTTCGGTGCTTACTCTGTTTTATTTATTCTGTTTTATTTTCCTCCTCTTCAATTTAATTAATTTATAGTTATCATCTTCTAATTTTTAACCTTTTCTTCAAACGCAATCTCCTAATTATAAAACTCTCCATTTTCTGAATACTTCTTATTTATTTTTTTAAATGCTTCCTATTTTTTACAATTATCGATTGTAAAAAGCTTGCAGTTGATAATAATATTTGTAATAAAAAAATTCACTATGAATTTGTTTCTTTATTTTTTTGTTCATGCTCCAGTTGTTCACTTACAAGCAGGCCTGAGACTTTTATCCGAGATCTGGATTCGATCCGAGATTCGATCCAAAAATCCGGATATCCGGAGGGGCCGAATCCGGATCCGGATAGTAAAATATTGGATCCGGACATCTTGATTTTTTTAGTCCGGATATCCGGATCCGTAAGTTTTATAAATATCTATTTCAAAAATAGTAATATCTATATATAAAAATTAATTTTATTTCATATATTTTCATTTTTATAATAGTATATATATATTTCATGTAAACTTTGTAATATTATACATAGAAATAATTAAAAACACTATATATATTTTTATTTTTAAATTATTGTTAATATTTTTTTATATATTAATATTTTATTTATTTATTTTAAGGATCCAAATCCGGATCCGGATATCCGCCGGATATTACAATTTTTAGAAGGATATCCAAATCCCGAATCCGGATAAGGATAGTAAAATTATGGATCCGCCGGATAAGGATCCGGATCCGGATACCTTAAAATTGTCCGGATACCCGATCCGTTACAGACCTAGTTACGAGTACAACCAAATAGTTACAAGCACTTCTATTGGAATTAAGATTTTCAATATTAAAATATTTATGTGATAAAACAATATCTCTTTTTATTTCTAAGATACACATTATGAAAAGGACGTGCTCTTACATGCCGTCATGTCTAATCTAGACGATAGTATACATTCCACTATCTCGTAATCACATAATTTAACTAACCATTTTCAATTATTAATTTGTCATTTAATAGGTGATGTAGCACAACTTAGCCAACTCTATTCCGTCCATGTCAAAATGTATAATTTAATATAATTTTGTATCGAAAGAGACTTCAAATTTTATATATTATCCGAAGTTAAGTAAAACAAGAGGTTAAGGTTAGAGTTTAATGTTTGGTTACTAAAACTTGTTGACCGTTGTAAATTCTAATAACTAGTATGAATAAAATAAACTAAAACAACAAGAATATGTCGCTTGTGTTCTTTAGTTGATTAGGGGTTACACACTGTACGTATACAATATTTTGTGGTAAAACAATGATCGAGTCTAGTAATCATGTGATAATTTGATAATCATAAGTCCATAGATCACATGTTTAGAATATAATACATGAAAGATGTTATTAATGCACTCATGGTGGTTACATATGTGTACATTACATGCTTCAAAACTTCTCCATACCACATACATACATATAACACACAAACGTGATTACTGACTACTACTAATTGATTGATACATATTATATGGTGATTTATTATTCTGAAACATTTTAATTATATGAGACTACTTGATACGATCGGACGTTTGTGGGGAGAGAGATTTGGATATTCAGACACCAAACATACAAAAACCCTAAAGCTGATCAGGCCAGAGAAATGACTCCATTGCAAAGACCCTCTTGTCTTCAAGAGATCCTTCGAAGGAGATTCCATA
The DNA window shown above is from Brassica oleracea var. oleracea cultivar TO1000 chromosome C3, BOL, whole genome shotgun sequence and carries:
- the LOC106334980 gene encoding two-pore potassium channel 1 is translated as MSNDTARNPLLPKDHSPPMAQDFSINSRTSSRKRRLRRSRSAPRGDFTYNDNDVKLDEPHPHPSKIPMFRDLNPNLRRVILLLALYLTVGTLCFYLVRNQISGHKTNGVLDAVYFCIVTMTTVGYGDLVPNSSTSRLLACAFVFSGMVLVGHLLSRAADYLVEKQETLLVRAFHLRQSFGPTEILKELHTNKLRYKCYVTFLVLVVLLLTGTVFLVAYEKMPVIEAFYCVCSTVTTLGYGDKSFNSGTGRLFAVFWILTSTVCLAQFFLYVAELNAETKQRELVKWVLTRRITNNDLEAADLDEDGVVGAAEFIVYKLKEMGKIDEKDISGIMEEFEQLDYDESGTLTTSDITLAQTTSHIQR